Proteins encoded within one genomic window of Kibdelosporangium phytohabitans:
- a CDS encoding universal stress protein: MTPSEQATVERSVIVAGFDGSAAAERAVMWAAREASGQERGLAVMQALGLPVLPDSTSTPAGWISPQVLDADEQEVLLAHAQSELDRVAEACRSAYPGLEVVTRLLTGRGSETLAEAASDARELVIGPSGRSGLPRVLLGSTAAELLQSYTRPIVIVRQAEDQPEGRHVVVGADGSPTSSAAVEFAFDFADRHGLDLVAVHAWSDLPLDAMNPVGPWDNTWVDIQEKATQAFEESLTEHRQRHPDVTVRQLVTPDRPAHALLDQSEGAALLVVGSHGRGALRRALLGSVSHTVAFHAACPVAIVRPDTEE; encoded by the coding sequence CATCAGAACAGGCCACAGTAGAGCGTTCGGTCATCGTCGCGGGGTTCGACGGTTCCGCTGCGGCGGAGCGTGCCGTCATGTGGGCTGCCCGGGAGGCATCCGGGCAGGAACGCGGGCTCGCGGTGATGCAGGCTCTCGGCCTTCCCGTGCTGCCCGACTCCACGTCCACACCTGCGGGCTGGATCAGCCCGCAGGTGCTCGACGCGGACGAGCAGGAAGTGCTCCTCGCGCACGCGCAGAGCGAGCTCGACCGGGTGGCCGAGGCCTGCCGGAGCGCGTATCCCGGCCTTGAGGTCGTGACCCGGCTGCTGACCGGCCGCGGATCGGAGACGCTCGCCGAGGCCGCGTCGGACGCGCGGGAACTGGTGATCGGGCCGTCCGGGCGGTCGGGCTTGCCCAGGGTGCTGCTCGGCTCGACGGCCGCGGAGCTCCTGCAGTCCTACACGCGTCCGATCGTGATCGTGCGGCAAGCCGAGGACCAGCCGGAAGGCCGCCACGTCGTGGTCGGCGCCGACGGGTCGCCGACCAGTTCCGCCGCCGTCGAGTTCGCGTTCGACTTCGCCGACCGGCACGGCCTCGACCTGGTCGCGGTGCACGCGTGGTCCGATCTGCCGCTGGACGCGATGAACCCGGTGGGGCCGTGGGACAACACCTGGGTGGACATCCAGGAGAAGGCCACGCAGGCGTTCGAGGAGTCGCTCACCGAACACCGGCAACGGCACCCTGACGTCACCGTCCGGCAGCTGGTCACTCCTGACCGACCGGCACACGCCTTGCTCGACCAGTCCGAGGGTGCCGCGCTGCTCGTGGTCGGCAGTCACGGGCGCGGCGCGCTGCGACGTGCGCTGCTGGGCTCGGTCAGCCACACCGTCGCGTTCCACGCCGCGTGCCCGGTCGCGATCGTTCGCCCGGACACGGAGGAGTGA